One Aquarana catesbeiana isolate 2022-GZ linkage group LG06, ASM4218655v1, whole genome shotgun sequence genomic region harbors:
- the VASN gene encoding vasorin, with amino-acid sequence MHIQLIWSVLLCATYTVLVETCPDGCQCSLPFTIFCSSRKNPSFPRNIPQNTLTLYLFENGISSIEESSFSGLWDLQLLDLSHNKLSHLPGGVFKSLANLSNLDLSSNQVTEISAETFQGLGRLERLYLSGNQIRSIHPDAFRGLEHLLELKLSQNQLVVAPAFSLPHLLLLDLSYNTITTIQPGVFHASNIETLKLSGLGLKEVPADLLSGLKNLHDLDLSHNQLSKLPPGLRGLTKLNLAGNAAISQLQPEDFSGLTGLQDLDLSGLNLRTLPKGLFQSSKRLHGISLAQNPFNCVCLLSWLTEWLRVSGVALLRSDETRCHFPPKNAGKILRNLQSSDFGCPIPTTVFVPTTLAPTSTAPPPTTTTSKPTARPTSIPTTTIPAVQTEIQDPEIPTPYDQLCPPQTCLNGGFCRMNSLGEIECECPAGFYGMFCEMLSLTPFAEQPLLQLQVTEVTSSSIKIDLQSYIENKKHLPGLRLTVQNLSVPEHWSVTYQLPPSIPYYSLTQLSANSTYRLCLENMHDVSAERELCTEAQTLAESPKSSAHINQSRDGNLTLVLVPAAAAGILLVIVIVSAVCYARRRREKAHAGENGGPLEMEGVKMALEEKSDLKKLSDSSNGPDRGWQTEEPLMDSTRIVNNNDAPTGRLPHSYF; translated from the coding sequence ATGCATATCCAGCTTATATGGAGTGTTCTCCTTTGTGccacatatacagtccttgttgaAACTTGTCCAGATGGCTGTCAATGCAGCTTACCATTTACCATATTCTGTTCAAGTCGCAAGAACCCCAGTTTTCCCCGAAACATACCTCAGAACACCTTAACCCTTTATCTTTTTGAGAATGGCATCAGTTCCATAGAAGAAAGCAGTTTTTCAGGTTTGTGGGACTTGCAGCTCTTGGATCTATCTCATAACAAACTGTCTCATCTACCTGGTGGAGTTTTTAAGAGCTTGGCAAACCTCAGCAACCTTGACCTTTCATCTAATCAGGTTACCGAAATCTCCGCAGAGACCTTTCAAGGGCTTGGTCGGTTAGAGAGGTTGTATCTCAGTGGTAATCAGATTCGTAGTATTCATCCTGATGCCTTCAGAGGTCTTGAGCACTTGCTTGAACTGAAGCTTTCCCAGAATCAACTGGTTGTAGCACCAGCTTTCTCCTTACCACATCTTTTGCTCTTGGATCTTAGCTACAATACTATTACCACTATCCAGCCTGGAGTATTCCATGCAAGTAATATTGAGACTCTAAAACTGTCAGGTCTTGGCCTGAAAGAAGTACCAGCAGATCTATTGAGTGGCCTCAAGAATCTTCATGATCTAGACCTGTCTCATAATCAGCTTAGTAAACTGCCACCTGGTCTACGTGGCTTAACCAAACTCAACCTTGCTGGCAATGCTGCAATTTCTCAGCTTCAGCCAGAAGATTTCTCTGGTCTTACTGGATTACAAGATTTAGATTTAAGTGGATTGAATCTTCGTACTTTGCCAAAGGGtctttttcaatcttcaaaacGTCTTCATGGCATAAGCCTGGCACAAAACCCTTTTAATTGCGTGTGCTTATTAAGCTGGCTGACAGAATGGCTGCGAGTGAGTGGGGTTGCTCTGCTGCGTTCTGATGAAACCCGCTGTCATTTCCCTCCCAAAAATGCTGGCAAGATCTTGCGCAATTTACAAAGTTCTGATTTTGGATGTCCAATACCTACAACTGTCTTTGTGCCTACGACCTTAGCACCTACCAGCACTGCTCCACCACCTACAACTACAACTTCTAAACCAACAGCCAGACCAACCTCCATTCCAACCACAACCATTCCAGCTGTACAGACAGAAATTCAAGACCCCGAAATACCAActccatatgatcagctgtgtccacctCAAACTTGCTTGAATGGTGGTTTCTGTAGGATGAACTCACTTGGGGAAATAGAATGTGAATGTCCAGCTGGATTCTATGGTATGTTTTGTGAGATGCTGTCATTAACACCCTTTGCTGAACAGCCTTTACTACAACTGCAAGTAACTGAAGTAACTAGCAGCTCTATTAAAATTGATCTACAGAGTTATATTGAAAACAAGAAACACCTACCAGGACTTAGGCTCACTGTCCAAAACCTGTCTGTCCCAGAACATTGGTCTGTGACCTACCAGCTCCCTCCATCAATACCATATTATTCCCTGACACAACTGTCTGCTAACAGCACTTACAGGCTTTGTCTTGAAAACATGCACGATGTGAGCGCAGAacgtgagctgtgtacagaggcaCAGACTTTAGCAGAATCTCCAAAATCTAGTGCACACATCAATCAGTCTCGTGATGGAAATCTAACCTTGGTCTTAGTGCCAGCTGCCGCAGCTGGGATTTTGCTTGTGATAGTTATAGTAAGTGCAGTATGTTATGCACGAAGACGTAGAGAAAAGGCACATGCAGGTGAGAATGGGGGTCCTTTAGAGATGGAAGGTGTAAAAATGGCGCTTGAAGAGAAAAGTGACTTAAAAAAGTTATCCGACAGCTCAAATGGTCCAGACAGAGGATGGCAGACAGAAGAGCCACTAATGGACTCCACTAGGATAGTAAACAATAATGATGCACCCACAGGCCGACTTCCACATTCTTACTTTTAA